One part of the Rutidosis leptorrhynchoides isolate AG116_Rl617_1_P2 chromosome 1, CSIRO_AGI_Rlap_v1, whole genome shotgun sequence genome encodes these proteins:
- the LOC139902334 gene encoding uncharacterized protein: MVDAEKVGQRRKYNDYQDWELIPISFPHVMSIDTVNEPVIITCRIPDRGIQIKRMHVDTRSGVDIMYEHCYRFLPAEVKAQLRQPDITLSGFSGESSWPLVVHGLIKFPTMGGIATIVSHQTTELCGSVVPVDIPSIGEQLKNSAVIANRLHPEKRIKIDAGLSTETKAKLHGILLANADVFAWQESDMTGVPRAIAEHKLNVNPSLAPVRQKKRHKALERNDWLCAEVDNLVRANILRKVRYQT, encoded by the exons atggttgacgcagagaaagttGGACAGCGAAGAAAATACAATGACTACCAGGATTGGGAACTTATCCCAATTTCATTCCCTCATGTcatgtcaatcgacacagttaatGAGCCTGTTATCATCACGTGTCGCATTCCTGATCGCGGAATACAgattaaacgcatgcatgttgataCCAGAAGCGGTgtcgacattatgtacgagcaCTGCTATCGTTTTCTTCCCGCAGAAGTCAAGGCGCAGTTGCGCCAAcccgatattacgctatcaggattCTCTGGggaaagctcatggccgctag TGGTGCAcggcttgattaagtttcctaccatGGGAGGAATTGCCACAATTGTGTCgcatcaaacaaccgagttatgtggttcagttgtgcctgtaGACATTCCCAGCATAGGAGAGCAACTTAAAAATAGCGCAGTCATAGCTAATCGCTTGCATCCGGAAAAACGAATCAAAATTGACGCAGGCTTGTCAACCGAAACTAAAGCTAAGTTGCACGGTATCTTGTTAGCTAACGCAGATGTCTTCGCATGGCAAGAATCAGATATGACTGGGGTTCCGCGGgctattgcggaacataagttgaatgttaaCCCATCACTCGCGCCTGTTAGGCAAAAGAAACGGCACAAGGCCCTTGAACGCAATGATTGGTTATGCGCAGAAGTTGATAACCTGGTCAGAGCAAACATCCTGCGGAAAGTACGGTACCAGACATGa
- the LOC139872505 gene encoding cyclin-dependent kinase B2-2, which produces MESTKTAMDAFEKLEKVGEGTYGKVYKARDKITGQIVALKKTKLHEDQEGVPPTTLREISILRMLSRDPHIVKLMDVKQGINKDGNTVLYLVFEYMETDLKKYIRSFRQTGENIPTNIVKSLMYQLCKGVAFCHAHGILHRDLKPHNLLMDRKTLMLKIADLGLARAFTLPIKKYTHEILTLWYRAPEVLLGATHYSTAVDMWSVGCIFAELVTKTALFAGDSELQQLLHIFRLLGTPSEEIWPGVSKLKDWHEYPQWKPKLISKSVPNLDKDGLHLLSQLLEYEPSKRISAKKAMEHPYFNDLDKTRL; this is translated from the exons ATGGAGTCTACAAAGACAGCCATGGATGCTTTCGAAAAACTCGAAAAAGTAGGTGAAGGAACTTACGGTAAAGTCTACAAAGCCAGAGACAAAATCACCGGTCAAATTGTTGCTCTCAAAAAAACTAAACTTCATGAAGATCAAGAAGGCGTTCCACCAACCACACTTCGCGAGATCTCGATTCTTCGAATGCTGTCACGCGATCCTCATATCGTTAA ACTGATGGATGTGAAGCAAGGTATAAACAAAGATGGGAATACAGTTCTGTACTTGGTGTTTGAGTATATGGAAACCGATTTGAAGAAATACATCAGATCGTTTCGTCAAACTGGTGAAAACATTCCAACCAACATTGTCAAG AGCTTGATGTACCAGCTTTGTAAAGGTGTTGCGTTCTGTCACGCACATGGTATATTGCACAGAGATCTTAAACCTCACAATCTTTTAATGGATCGAAAAACGTTGATGCTTAAAATAGCAGATCTTGGACTTGCCCGTGCGTTTACTCTACCAATTAAGAAGTATACTCATGAG ATCTTGACACTTTGGTATAGGGCTCCAGAGGTCCTTTTGGGTGCAACCCATTACTCAACAGCAGTTGACATGTGGTCTGTTGGCTGCATATTTG CTGAACTAGTCACAAAGACTGCCCTTTTTGCTGGAGATTCTGAACTTCAACAGCTGTTGCATATTTTCAG GTTATTGGGTACTCCGAGTGAAGAAATTTGGCCAGGAGTGAGCAAGCTCAAGGACTGGCATGAGTATCCTCAATGGAAGCCTAAGCTGATTTCAAAGTCTGTTCCGAACCTTGATAAAGATGGACTCCATCTTCTTTCG CAATTGTTGGAGTATGAACCATCGAAAAGGATTTCAGCCAAGAAAGCAATGGAACATCCGTACTTTAATGATCTTGATAAGACCCGTCTGTAA